The genomic DNA ACGATGTTTGCCAGCCGGGCGCGGTCTGTGTGGCTTCCCGTAGCCTGGCGCAGCAAGCCGAAATAGCTGTTGGCGGAGGCATGGACATCGTCGGCATCCATTTGCTGCAGCCGCCTGGCACCTTCATTGACGGTGCGAGCCCGCGTAGTGCGCACCCACGGTCGGATGACCTGGCCGACGAAGTCGACGCCGCGGGAGATGGGCTGCAGGATCGTCTTGGCCGGATTGAGCCTGGCGCCCAGCTCGCGTGGCAAGAACGCCTCGATGTCATCATGGGCGGTGTTCAGCCATTGCGGCGATTCGTGCAGAAGCAGGAAGTCGTCCACGTATCGGATGTAATGCCTGCAGCGAACCTGATGCTTCGCATACTGGTCCAGTGCATCGAGATAGACGTTGGCGAAGAACTGGGACGAAAGGTTGCCGATCGGCAGCCCGCGATGCTTGGGCTGATTCATGAGGCTCTTATGCGGCGGCACCAGCGCCATCAGCTCGGGCGGCGACTGCATCTGCACGCCAGGGCGTGGGTCATGCATCAGCACCAGGTCGGTCAACCGCATCCACCACGGCTCGGTGACACGGGCAGCAAGCTGGGCGCGCAGGACGCGTTTGTCGATGCTGACGAAGAAGTTCGCAAGGTCGCATTTTAAGTACCATGCCGGCCGTACCCAATTCTGCGTAATGCTGCGCACTTTGGCTTCGAGCCGGCGAGCAGCATACAGCGTGCCCCGGCCGGGGATGCAGGCGCAACTGTCGGCGATGAATGATGCATAGAACCGCGGGGAGATGCGGTTGTAGAGCAGGTGGTGCACGACGCGGTCGCGGAAGTCCGCAGCCCACACCTCCCGCGCCTTCGGGCGGGTGACCACGAAGCAGATCGAACGCCCGGGCTTGTAGCTGCCGTCCGCGAGCTCGTCGGCAAGCTGGCACAGGTTCCGCTCGAGGTGTTGCTCGAAGGCGAGGGCATTGTGAGT from Cupriavidus sp. D39 includes the following:
- a CDS encoding RNA-directed DNA polymerase; amino-acid sequence: MATRTTTTRTTSFAPAPSADQTDAEPAGFSFEDLVVAYFDCRKNKRNTHNALAFEQHLERNLCQLADELADGSYKPGRSICFVVTRPKAREVWAADFRDRVVHHLLYNRISPRFYASFIADSCACIPGRGTLYAARRLEAKVRSITQNWVRPAWYLKCDLANFFVSIDKRVLRAQLAARVTEPWWMRLTDLVLMHDPRPGVQMQSPPELMALVPPHKSLMNQPKHRGLPIGNLSSQFFANVYLDALDQYAKHQVRCRHYIRYVDDFLLLHESPQWLNTAHDDIEAFLPRELGARLNPAKTILQPISRGVDFVGQVIRPWVRTTRARTVNEGARRLQQMDADDVHASANSYFGLLRQATGSHTDRARLANIVRSRGHAVNFDLTKAYRRAADQPRMELA